The region GTCATTGAAAAATGTTCCATGTTCTTGATGTACCAACTGTGGCATAGGAGAAGCATCCAAAATCATTATACCTAATACAGATTAAACCTAATCCGTATAAGCAAAAattaccggggggggggggggagggagggaataTCGCTTCAGACTTTGATAGGAAATGTAGGATTTGGACTGTAGGCTATAGCTGATCTCTGATATATAGTATTAGTTATATTTGTCCTTTCTCTGTGTATTATAGTGGTATATGTATTGTGGTAGAGAATGTATTTTAATATGATGCCACACTCTTCAAGCTCCTTGATCTCACAATTAATTTTTGTAGGGGGGTTTAACATCTCCTTTTAGTGTTTCTTTAAGTtggggttgtccaaccttttgcagaggagggccacgtggaatgattatgatgaaggagtgggccgcatgaaccctatgCTCGATTGTTCTATTTTTTGCCCGAAgtccaaggcaacaaaatgtgagcactgcgcgcggagcgcattgatttattttccttcctgacaAACCGGTGAATGAGTGGCCCGCGGGcagtaggttggacaaccctgctttaaGTCAATCTGCAATGAAGATAATAGCCGAGCCGAGCCGAGCCAAACCCAATTAAGGTACATTAAACCATGTCAACCCTCCCCACAATCACAGTGGTGTCTTTAGTCACTATGAGTTGCAGTCTAAAAGCTTGAGATAGCCACGTAGAACTATGCACTCAATAGAATCTACTGCTAAATAGTAAAGCTTTGCCACCAAATCTGCCAGGAAGTGTTAGGTGCCTAATGgaccccccccgcccccacatCACCCAAATATGATTTGTGAATATTGTTCcattgtattatttattattgcCGTTGGGTGTTAtcatttgtaaaatgaaatctAAGACAACATATGTATCATTCTAATTCCAAATGAAGTTAGTCAAATGTTTAGAGAGATCTGTGTGAACATCAACTTCTCAATACCCCCAAATTAACTTGCAACAACATTGAAAGCTATCCAAGGTAAAGAAAGCTAGAATTATCCGAGTTTGTCATCATCGATAATATTCTTATAACTTTAAAAGGAAGGCTAGGAAGGCTAATGCAGGAGTGGTCCTTCCACGGTAGAGAGGTTTTAGAAGTATTTTGTCATTGTGTATCGTCGTTTGTAGTTATATAAAAGGGAAATGATAAGTTAAttgttcaaagtttgtgtagcagtttttaAGCCTCCGAATTTTGTCACTTATGAAATATCTATAGTTTCTATGGTAACCAAACTGCTATACTGCCATTCTTGGGACTTGTagagcaatttgaccattttaagGATAACATTTTACAATACCATATTGGATAAATAATtccctttaaagcagcattttgcgtccttttctatgatttttctcaacctcactgattccactttgccataacgacatacataagtagctaatctatttatattttacttcaaatggtggcataaaagtcgaaaaaattgcaactttcaacttcgttgttctccaagatattttccgttgggaacccaataaacctcgcccataatatgaatatttaaaacactacgaacgtcattgacagatacgtattataacaccacgcttgatttgtgtacagtctatatggcagttgtaccagggagttgcataacaactccctcgtacaaccaacgcgaagtcttgaatctatttttagcaacggctcataactaaacctgcatctctgattggttgaattcaaactagtgggtttggcggaattgtatgccattaattttaactgtgaaatttgtcgaggacactcttctcatttatcgacataaatcgttaattactcgctaattaacgctcttggcagggtgaaacttggatggtatcttagattgctgttttatgattgatacatgtaaaaaaatcgatgcacatgttaaaaaagtggaaaaaagcgacccaacgcaaaatgctgctttaagcagAAGAGGGCGTTATATCCTTTTCGTTAAGTATGTCTGTAAACAACATTATCACTCTGCGTGTATTGCCACCCGATGGGATACCAAGATTCAGTCCTTGAGAATGTCGCGGTGTCTGTTACCATTTCTCTTTGACAGGGGTCATATTGATGTTTGTCACTGGTCATCCTAATGATGTCCACAGAATTATATGGTACTTTCGAAGAACAGTAACATGTCCTTACCCGTTTAGAAGGAATCTTGTTAATTGATTGTAAAGAAACCGTGATGGAGTATGGAGACATGCGATTGATGTGAAAGGGAAAAGTAATTATTTAGGTCAaggaattttgtaaaaaaaatatacacaaaagttaaacaattattttgtgtatgtttcTTCTTCCTTTTAACATCTTTTCATTTGTTCCAAAGTTTGTTAAATCATTTTAAGCAAGAAAAACTAATATGAAACAAGACCCGATTCCAgctttggtatatatataactatacatttattctgatatgaaagagaaaacaaataacaaaaaagaGGGGTATGTGCATTTCTTTAGTATCCCTCAAAATTAACGTTAGTACCCAATAAAGACCTAACCGTTTATCATATTGAGAATCAACCAATAGTGGTTGTAACCATATGTATGTATCGCTGTTTGTTGGTTTAACTATGGCCACTCGACTGTGATGGGGAGCAGTTTGTACAGCTTTTGCCTTATTCTACTTTTGTAGAAAAGAAGAGCAATGCCATTTTAAAAGCTTGAATCGTGTTGTATCTTACAACCTATTTAGATTGTGGGGATTGTTCGCTATCTGCCATTTGAAAGTAAAGTACATTTTATCCGAGTAGTTAAAACAGCAGTTCTTTCTTTAAGCTTAATCTTGAATCTCGACAAATCACGGTGATGAAAGGTCATTTCATAGGTAGGCCATCTCAGAACTGACTGGCAGAGGATCTGCTAGGAAGTCAAATAATGAGCTCTCGTTTCTAATAAGAACTTAAGTGTGAACCTCAAGGCACTTTTAACCTCACTATTAATTTTTATCGAATTGAACGCTTATCATAGCCTGAGAATATTTTCAGTGATTTTCAGAAGATCCAGGGaagtatttttgaaaactttcctCGAATGTTCAAATTACTGGTCAGTATTTATTAGTTGAACCTTCACAttaaatgtattattttttttttttcagttctgTTATAGTGTTGAATGATATCTGTTAGTAAGTTTATATATTCAGTTAGAATCAACTAAACTTCTAGATAAAATTAATGGTACTTATGCATGCATGCTTAATGAATGTATTACCCACATACTCTATTACTATGAATTTCATGCGGCCACGGTCCACCCAAACAAGatgaaaaaaatttaaacaatgcATCATGAgataatattacaaaatttaGCAGCCTACAGTTACCCATTTAATCCAGAATGTGCGCTAAAATTGTAAATTAACATTGAAACTTGGCAGAGCACACCTAAACGTAGGTGTAACTTACCGCTCTATTGTAGAGTTTATAAGATACCTGTGTGGCTATGAGAAATAGTTAACCTATGCTTTGACTTTGCTAAAAACACCTGATGAAAAATTCATTTTCCATTTAAACCAGAGCATGGTGTCACCTGACAGGGCGTGGTTGCGGTCTTTTCAGAGATGCGCAAACTCTGGTCCAGGAACGGGTTTCAGCTTGTTTACCTTCCTAGCTGTTTATTCTGAATCACTGAAAAACAGTTCCAGAAAGCCTTTAATAGTGTTCATAGTATTCTGGCATAGCAAGTAtgcaatatatatcataaaccataaaaaaaaaaatatggcaaaCTATAACAAAATGCGGTGGAACTACTACAACGAAACGAGGACATAAAAACTTGCACGGCTTCGCCATGGAACTTTCAAGCTTATCTGTATTCCTCATCATATACTGAGTACCTTTTCAAAACCCTTGTATTATCGGCCTTGTTTCTTTCCTACACAGTACTGCTACACAAAGATTTCATTGCAGACTACACAGCTGCGACTGTCAAGACTGTACTGTTTCATATCAAACAGATCTTTTGACTCCTACGGTCGAGAAGAAATCTCAAATGTTTATGACATTGTCAGAAAGGAACACCAATTGGTGAATGTCTGGACCAGAACTACCCTTACTCCAAGATTTGTGAGAAAGGTTCAAATCAGGTGATCAAAGCTTAGATAGTCGGAGACACAAATTATAAATAACGGCCTAATGGCtaaaagaagaaataatcaTAGAATGACGGCTTTTACCCAACATATAAACCTACAGAAATCATAACTTTTCACTTTGGTCTTATCTTATTTATACACTACCTTGCAATGTTGCCTCCTTCGATAAAAAATGTCCAACAAAAACCGCTCGCGTTTTGACTAAAACAACCTTAAAGATGACTTCAGTTTCAGACTGTCTAATAAGTTGTAGACAGTTAAAAACCACTGCTAGTAGTTCAGATTGTATTTAAATACCATTCTTAATTTTTGTGAAATGtccctttaaacagttgaggaTCATCAATGAAAGTGACTGTACTTttaagtctaatacacagacaaTCAGGTCAGTTCCCCAGGATGCAACACAAACTCAAATGACTTTTACATCTGTTTTCAATGTGTTACAAATTTTACAAGGACAAATGGTGCTGAAAGCCATCCAAGGAATGCTCTGTTGTTTATTAGAAGtcaaaagaacatgttttaattgAGTCGTCAGAatttattaaaacaattttGGATTAACATTTTTATGATTCAAGGAGctgacatcatcatcaattaAGCCCTTAAAGGAGCATACCAGAGATTTAATATCATATAAAAGGTGATTATCTTAAAAACTGTAATAGCTTGAGAAACATTACAAGcactgaaatatttcttttatttttcttcgcTTATAAACACTAAAATTCTGCACTAAAGTCgtcattcaaaaaatactttttaattatttcacGGTTGTGCAACAACATCAGACCATCCACATGCAAGCAACTTTGAAAATGCACAAAGATGCTACGGAAAGcctcttaaaaaaaattcccccCATTCCAGTTGAGTCATcctacaaaacaaaattagttttatttatgttttttcttctcatttttgagTTGATCTGTACTGAAAAGTAACAGCAGCAAGTTTAAGGACTATAGGTCATGgattttgtagaaaatattcaatatacATCTTACAATCTGACCTAATATCCAATTTAGTAATTCTGCTTAATTACTCTTTTAGCGTCTACATTTTTCTTAGCTCTGCGAGTCGTTGTGACAATTCATCTTGCTCTTGTGATGCTGAGGCTTGTCCGACAGCTGACGTTTGACCTTGCGGTAATTCCATGTTGAGTTCCAatctacaaaagaaaaaagagttgTTTGTAAAAGTTTTCAGGGCACTCTTGTGCAAATCCGCCATAGGTACATACCGCCATACCTTATAAGTTTCGATCCTTTCCGCCATGGCGGAAAGCAtcgaaacctatggcggaaaggtACATTTAAGGAATAGATTTTACCCTGGTGTACAGGAATGTTTCGGTGAAACTTCTTTCAATCACTTGCAAGGATAGGTACACCAACTTCAAATGTGATGGTTcgctggatagactgaattgtaggGATTGGGGAATTGATACAGTCTTTAATGTACAGGTTGCTTGAATAGTTTAAATTTTAAGTTCGTAAGAGTCGATTCAATGTCTAGGTAGAGTGAAGCGAAGCAATATACAGTGCACATACACTGCACCCACGATAAATGTGCTCTTTCCGTCATACAAAAAGTGCCTTACAGCCATGGCGTTTACATGGTGGAATGGCCCTTCTTCTATGGCAGAATGGCACTTTCTATGGCAGAAACTACTGATGGCGGATGGCACGGCCCCCGAAAGAACACCCCTTAATTTTAGTCGTCGGTCAGGGCTTGAGTCCAAAACCTCCCAGATACTTTATCCACTCAAGAACGGCACACTGACCTAACAAAAACTTACTCGTCGGTGAGGAATGCTTTATGAAATAataagaatgaaaacatttaaatgaGAGATGACGTACCCTGCCTCATCCGCTACCTCGTGCAGCAGGCTATCTACATCACTCTGTGGTGTAGTCATGGTTGTCGTATTACTCATTGCTGACTCCATGTACGACGACTGCACGTCCAAGTCCTCAAATTGCTTCTCAAATTTGTCCATGAGAGCTGAAACCTTTGAAGATAATGCAACGTTCATACAGGGAAGGTCAATATCCAGGAAGGAATTCACTTTTTAAAATTTCAGATTTAAATAAAAGATATaaactttaaatatattttcattaatttaatttaactctGGGCAGTATGTCTTCAGCTGTATATACACTACGGATTAGATGCCTTGGTGAACAAATCACCAACAtttttgtaaacaaatattgttCGTACTGTGGACAGGCATTTTTTGCTAGGGTAAGGGCagagtggaggagggggggagggggagaggtgtCCAACCTACCCTTCTCTTACATTGCATCCTGTTGGGCAAgggatggaggagggggaggtcATCATTAAAGGGAGCTTTGTAGGTCAGATATAGATCGAGCAATGTCTCACTTTCTCATGTTAAGTAGAAAAATTCAGCAGTCTTTGATAATTCATAATTTACTGCGTAAACAATCCGATCTACACTTGCATTGTAGATTTAATTTAGTAAAATGATCAGATTTTGTCGAGCATCGACCAATTTCTCGGTTTTAAGACCATCCGGTATCTCATGGCAagtgagagaaaggagagaagGAGTGAGAGGAGGGTAAGAAGTGATCGATATTTACAAAGTAAAGTGAGTGGATTGAAGGGTGCTGGTGGTCCTAATAGCACACTAGAGGGACTGATCTTTCCAACAGGAATGATAATTCCAAGAGAACTGGCCTGATTTTCAAATACCTTTTCTAAATTCATAGAACGCATAGCTGAGTCGATA is a window of Apostichopus japonicus isolate 1M-3 chromosome 21, ASM3797524v1, whole genome shotgun sequence DNA encoding:
- the LOC139962561 gene encoding charged multivesicular body protein 1b-like: MPSSMEKNLFNLKFAAKNLQRQSQKCEKEQKAERVKLKKAIEKGNMEGAKIHAENSIRQKNQALNFLRMSARVDAVATRVQTAVTMKNVTSSMAGVVKSIDSAMRSMNLEKVSALMDKFEKQFEDLDVQSSYMESAMSNTTTMTTPQSDVDSLLHEVADEAGLELNMELPQGQTSAVGQASASQEQDELSQRLAELRKM